A stretch of Mucilaginibacter terrae DNA encodes these proteins:
- a CDS encoding Dabb family protein → MLAHHVIFWLKADTTDEQKTAFRASLETLAGVETVKTIHIGTPAPIERAVVDTTYTFSLVLLFEDMAGHDVYQVHPLHKAFLEEFRVYFEKVVIYDAQ, encoded by the coding sequence ATGTTAGCACATCACGTAATATTTTGGCTTAAAGCCGATACCACCGACGAACAAAAAACAGCTTTCCGCGCAAGCCTCGAAACTTTGGCCGGTGTAGAAACCGTTAAAACCATACACATTGGCACACCAGCTCCTATTGAGCGCGCCGTAGTTGATACTACTTATACCTTCAGCTTGGTATTGCTGTTTGAAGATATGGCCGGGCACGATGTGTACCAGGTTCACCCGCTGCACAAAGCGTTCTTAGAAGAATTTCGCGTGTACTTTGAAAAGGTTGTTATATACGACGCACAATAA
- a CDS encoding SPFH domain-containing protein: protein MGFLSNLLSEFIDIIEWVDTTQDTLVWKFERHNNAIKMGAKLTVRESQVAIFMNEGKVADVFTPGIYELSTQNMPILTALQSWAYGFKSPFKADVFFISTRQFTNQKWGTKNPVMLRDAEFGPVRLRAFGTFSFRVNNALKFLQQVSATNTNYTVDGINEQLRNTIVSRGMDEVAASKIPILDLAANYDEVSGLIKNKIQGDYDNLGLELTTLMVENISLPPEVETALDKRSQMGIIGNLGAYAQYQAANAIEKSAENTIGGNLASAGMGLAAGAAMMGQAGNIFQQNHFDATATNQAGGPPPIPQADEYFIALNGKSDGPHSLDTITKMVSAQTLNATSMVWKKGMAEWQAAGNTPELAGLFENMPPPLPQV, encoded by the coding sequence ATGGGATTTTTAAGCAATTTGCTCAGCGAATTTATAGATATAATAGAGTGGGTTGATACCACTCAAGACACACTGGTATGGAAATTTGAACGACATAACAATGCCATAAAAATGGGTGCCAAGCTTACCGTACGCGAATCGCAGGTAGCTATTTTTATGAACGAGGGTAAGGTGGCTGATGTGTTTACGCCGGGCATATATGAGTTATCGACCCAAAACATGCCCATATTAACGGCTTTACAAAGCTGGGCCTACGGTTTTAAAAGCCCGTTTAAGGCCGATGTGTTTTTTATAAGTACCCGCCAGTTTACCAACCAAAAATGGGGAACCAAAAACCCGGTAATGCTGCGCGATGCTGAGTTTGGCCCGGTGCGTTTAAGGGCCTTTGGTACATTTAGTTTCAGGGTAAATAACGCGCTTAAATTTTTGCAGCAAGTATCTGCTACTAATACCAATTATACCGTTGATGGTATTAACGAGCAGCTGCGCAACACCATCGTATCAAGAGGTATGGATGAGGTTGCGGCTTCTAAAATTCCAATTCTCGATCTGGCTGCTAATTATGATGAAGTATCGGGCCTCATCAAAAATAAAATTCAGGGCGATTATGATAACCTTGGCCTCGAGCTAACCACGCTCATGGTGGAGAATATCTCATTGCCGCCCGAAGTGGAAACCGCTTTAGATAAACGCAGCCAAATGGGTATTATTGGCAACCTGGGTGCTTATGCACAGTACCAGGCTGCCAATGCTATCGAAAAATCGGCTGAGAATACTATTGGTGGTAACCTGGCATCAGCAGGAATGGGGCTTGCCGCAGGTGCTGCCATGATGGGGCAGGCGGGCAATATATTCCAGCAAAACCATTTTGATGCCACTGCTACTAACCAGGCAGGCGGCCCTCCGCCAATACCCCAAGCTGATGAGTATTTTATTGCCTTGAACGGTAAATCTGATGGTCCGCATAGTTTAGACACTATTACCAAAATGGTATCGGCACAAACACTTAATGCCACAAGTATGGTTTGGAAAAAAGGTATGGCCGAATGGCAGGCAGCCGGTAATACGCCCGAGCTTGCTGGTTTATTTGAAAACATGCCGCCACCGCTTCCGCAGGTTTAA
- a CDS encoding ABC transporter permease: protein MEEHIWFLVEKFISGEASGAEQRELQQLLAVYPELYVSVKEFLSTYKDPEPQITQAQVNHFLTEVDYLIADATPVKNHLYKTKKIPYNTVTAWPAPTRTQNLINKLQSELTMAGHFFKIAIRNLQRNRAISLINIVGLAVGIASAIVILIWVQNQVSYDQFHQNKDRVVRLYNRAKVDGEMQAWRVTPIPLGPTLKANYPQVEDFARLNWIGAFVLKNGDKKLETAGYATDPGFFKIFSFPLIEGNAGQALSGVHNIVLTQKLAKKLFGNANAMGKIVKVDSTANFTVTGVLQDLPNNTMLNFEYLVPWSYMKEVGWDNNEWKNHSVDTYALLKPGVTLAAADKAFKNIYKQHNGEQNEEVFVHPMAKWWLYSNSENGQLVAGHIVIVRLFMIIAAFIMIIACINYMNLGTARSTRRAKEVGIRKVSGAGKEWLIKQFLGESVLIAFVSGAIGLALVWLSLPWFNSVIGKELVIPYTKSHFLVNRHWFHFIYRHYIG, encoded by the coding sequence ATGGAAGAGCATATATGGTTTCTGGTGGAGAAATTTATTTCGGGTGAAGCCTCGGGTGCCGAGCAGCGTGAGTTGCAACAGTTGCTGGCCGTATATCCTGAACTATATGTATCGGTAAAAGAATTTTTATCAACCTATAAAGACCCTGAACCACAAATTACCCAGGCACAGGTAAACCACTTTTTAACTGAGGTAGATTACCTGATAGCTGACGCCACTCCTGTTAAAAATCATTTATACAAAACTAAAAAGATTCCATACAACACGGTTACTGCATGGCCTGCTCCTACGCGTACACAAAATCTAATTAATAAGCTGCAAAGCGAGCTGACTATGGCCGGCCATTTCTTTAAAATTGCCATCCGCAATTTGCAACGTAACCGGGCTATTTCGTTAATTAATATTGTGGGATTAGCCGTGGGCATTGCCAGCGCCATTGTTATACTCATATGGGTGCAAAACCAAGTGAGTTACGACCAGTTTCACCAAAATAAAGACCGCGTGGTGCGTCTTTACAACCGCGCCAAAGTTGATGGCGAAATGCAGGCCTGGCGGGTTACCCCTATTCCGCTGGGACCAACCTTGAAAGCCAATTATCCGCAGGTGGAAGACTTTGCCCGCTTAAACTGGATAGGCGCATTTGTACTCAAAAACGGAGATAAAAAACTGGAAACGGCAGGCTATGCTACTGATCCGGGTTTCTTTAAAATATTTAGTTTCCCTTTAATTGAGGGTAATGCCGGACAGGCGCTAAGCGGTGTGCATAATATCGTACTCACACAAAAACTCGCCAAAAAACTATTTGGCAATGCCAACGCCATGGGCAAAATTGTAAAAGTTGACAGCACGGCAAATTTTACCGTGACCGGCGTTTTACAAGATTTGCCCAACAATACCATGCTTAACTTTGAGTACCTGGTGCCCTGGAGCTACATGAAAGAAGTTGGCTGGGATAATAATGAATGGAAAAATCATTCGGTAGATACCTACGCACTACTTAAACCCGGCGTAACATTAGCGGCAGCCGATAAAGCATTTAAAAACATTTATAAACAGCACAACGGCGAGCAAAACGAAGAAGTATTTGTACACCCCATGGCCAAATGGTGGCTGTATTCAAATTCTGAAAACGGCCAACTGGTAGCTGGGCATATTGTTATTGTTCGTTTGTTTATGATTATTGCGGCTTTTATTATGATAATTGCCTGCATTAACTACATGAATTTGGGCACCGCCCGCAGTACCAGGCGAGCTAAGGAGGTCGGCATACGCAAGGTATCTGGCGCGGGTAAGGAATGGCTGATCAAGCAATTTCTGGGTGAATCGGTTTTGATCGCCTTTGTATCGGGTGCTATTGGCTTGGCGTTGGTTTGGTTGAGTTTGCCGTGGTTTAACAGCGTTATTGGCAAAGAGTTAGTTATTCCTTACACCAAATCCCATTTTTTGGTTAACCGGCATTGGTTTCATTTTATTTACCGGCATTATATCGGGTAG
- the budA gene encoding acetolactate decarboxylase, producing the protein MSTNLYRIFIITIFIFAVTIGAKGQTQPGQENTLFTAGHAAAFIGGLYDGYYPYNKLKQHGNFGLGAPDKLDGELLILNNKIYQTQASGKTFEVKDTELTSFAVVNFFHADKTIRVTSRMNKEKLFAYLDSLLPQQNSIYAIHIKGSFGNIKTRAFPLVSQKPYTALATMLPLQHFFSFDNIQGDLVGYRIPAYMEGPNISGYHFHYLSANKQNGGHIIDILTGDITIEIDLLTSFTVDLPTSKDFINFDFKKDRSDELKRVENGKN; encoded by the coding sequence ATGAGCACAAACCTTTATCGCATATTCATTATCACCATATTCATTTTTGCAGTTACCATTGGTGCTAAAGGCCAAACACAGCCCGGCCAGGAAAATACGCTTTTTACCGCCGGCCATGCCGCAGCTTTTATAGGCGGATTGTACGATGGTTATTACCCGTACAACAAGCTTAAACAGCATGGTAACTTTGGCTTGGGAGCACCTGATAAATTAGATGGAGAGTTGCTCATCCTCAACAACAAAATATACCAAACCCAGGCCAGCGGCAAAACTTTCGAAGTAAAGGATACCGAACTTACTTCCTTTGCCGTTGTCAATTTCTTCCATGCCGATAAAACTATACGGGTAACCTCCCGCATGAACAAAGAGAAACTGTTTGCCTATCTCGACAGCCTTCTGCCGCAGCAAAACAGTATTTATGCCATTCACATTAAAGGTTCGTTCGGTAATATAAAAACACGGGCCTTTCCACTGGTTAGCCAAAAACCTTACACAGCTTTGGCAACTATGTTGCCTTTGCAGCATTTTTTTAGTTTTGATAATATCCAGGGCGATTTGGTGGGCTACCGTATCCCGGCTTACATGGAAGGGCCAAACATCAGCGGTTATCACTTTCATTACCTATCGGCCAATAAACAGAATGGCGGCCACATTATCGACATATTAACAGGTGATATTACCATCGAAATAGATCTGCTTACATCTTTTACCGTTGATTTGCCTACATCAAAAGACTTTATCAACTTCGACTTTAAAAAAGACCGCAGCGATGAACTCAAACGCGTGGAAAACGGGAAGAATTAA
- a CDS encoding NmrA family NAD(P)-binding protein, giving the protein MKIVITGSLGNIGKPLTQKLVAAGHQVTVVSSNADRKAEIENLGAQAAIGLVSNADFLAQTFNGADAVFAMTPPNLGGSNIIANTVAAGKAYAAAFKQAGIKRIVMLSSIGGHLPAGNGPIAGIHQIEELYKQLDGIAFTFLRAGYFYTNYYNDVPLIKYNNIIGANYPDNVQLLLVHPVDIATAAAEELQRPATGSNIRYVVSDVVTPAQVAKVFGAAIGKPELPWVEFTDDQSLQGMVGAGVPEEIAALYTEMGTGFRNGNIPEHFEQSGSPVTGSIKLDDFAKEFAAKF; this is encoded by the coding sequence ATGAAAATCGTAATCACAGGATCATTAGGAAATATAGGAAAGCCTTTAACCCAAAAGTTGGTTGCCGCCGGGCACCAGGTAACTGTAGTAAGCAGCAATGCCGACCGCAAAGCTGAAATTGAGAACCTTGGAGCCCAAGCCGCCATAGGATTGGTTAGCAATGCCGACTTTTTAGCCCAAACTTTTAACGGTGCTGATGCCGTGTTTGCCATGACTCCGCCCAACCTGGGTGGCAGCAACATAATAGCCAATACTGTTGCAGCTGGTAAGGCTTATGCGGCTGCATTTAAACAAGCAGGGATAAAGCGCATAGTAATGCTCAGTAGTATTGGCGGGCATTTACCGGCTGGTAACGGACCAATTGCCGGTATACATCAAATTGAGGAACTATACAAACAGCTTGACGGCATTGCCTTTACTTTTTTACGTGCCGGGTATTTTTATACCAACTATTATAACGACGTGCCGCTCATCAAATACAACAATATTATTGGGGCAAATTATCCTGATAACGTTCAGTTACTGCTGGTGCATCCGGTTGATATTGCCACCGCAGCAGCCGAAGAGTTACAACGCCCGGCAACTGGTAGCAACATACGCTATGTAGTTAGCGATGTAGTTACCCCTGCCCAGGTAGCTAAAGTATTTGGCGCAGCCATTGGTAAACCAGAGTTACCTTGGGTTGAGTTTACCGATGATCAATCGTTACAAGGCATGGTTGGGGCAGGTGTGCCCGAAGAAATTGCCGCGTTGTATACCGAAATGGGTACAGGTTTCCGTAACGGAAATATACCTGAGCATTTTGAACAAAGCGGTTCGCCGGTTACAGGCAGCATTAAGCTTGACGATTTTGCTAAGGAGTTTGCAGCGAAGTTTTGA
- a CDS encoding ABC transporter permease, whose product MVVQFTFAIAFIICTVVIYRQIKFAQNRDTGYDLNNLAYVYMKGDIARNYPIIKSELLRSGVVTNITRTNSPALDIWTNNDSYEWPGKNPNTRQSFAEYITDGMFAKTLGLPIVQGRDIDVNRYPADTASVLLNEHAAKTMGFTNAVGQHIKSWKGNLMVVGVVKNFVAGSPYAPPLPMVIQGHNKKEFGTISLRLNGDNSTSKNISAISSIFKKYNPDYPFDYKFYDDSYSVMFEDDKNTGKIAAVFAGLTIFISCMGLFALAACMAEGRVKEIGIRKVLGASVTRIATLLTKDFLILICISFVIAAPIAWWLMSGWLSHYPYHTNLSWWIFGITGLCSIIIAFSTVAYQAIKAAIVNPVSSLKAE is encoded by the coding sequence GTGGTAGTTCAATTTACCTTTGCCATTGCTTTTATTATTTGTACGGTGGTCATATACCGGCAAATAAAGTTTGCACAAAACCGCGATACCGGCTACGACCTCAATAACCTGGCATATGTGTACATGAAGGGCGATATTGCCCGCAACTACCCCATCATCAAAAGCGAACTATTGCGCAGCGGTGTAGTTACCAATATCACCCGCACAAATTCGCCTGCTTTGGATATATGGACTAATAACGACTCGTACGAATGGCCTGGCAAAAACCCCAACACCCGCCAAAGCTTTGCCGAATATATAACCGACGGTATGTTTGCCAAAACGCTTGGCTTACCAATTGTTCAGGGCCGTGATATTGATGTGAACCGGTACCCGGCCGATACCGCTTCTGTATTACTAAATGAGCACGCGGCCAAAACCATGGGATTTACCAATGCCGTAGGCCAGCACATTAAAAGCTGGAAAGGCAATTTAATGGTGGTTGGAGTTGTTAAAAATTTTGTGGCCGGGTCGCCTTATGCACCACCTTTGCCGATGGTAATACAAGGGCATAATAAAAAAGAATTTGGCACCATATCGTTACGGCTTAATGGTGATAATTCTACTTCAAAGAATATTAGTGCTATCAGTTCAATATTTAAAAAGTACAATCCCGATTACCCATTTGATTATAAGTTTTACGACGACTCGTACAGTGTAATGTTTGAAGACGACAAAAACACCGGTAAAATTGCCGCCGTATTTGCCGGCTTAACCATTTTTATATCATGCATGGGCTTGTTTGCACTGGCAGCTTGTATGGCCGAAGGGCGGGTAAAAGAGATAGGTATACGCAAAGTTTTGGGGGCATCGGTAACGCGCATTGCCACGCTGCTCACTAAAGACTTTTTAATCCTAATTTGCATTTCGTTTGTAATAGCCGCACCTATTGCCTGGTGGTTGATGAGCGGATGGCTATCGCATTACCCATACCATACTAATTTGAGCTGGTGGATATTTGGCATAACAGGCTTATGCTCTATCATTATTGCATTTTCAACCGTGGCATACCAGGCTATTAAAGCAGCCATTGTTAATCCGGTGAGTAGTTTAAAAGCCGAATAA
- a CDS encoding PfkB family carbohydrate kinase encodes MLNICCIGHITLDKVITPHNTVHMAGGTSYYFSKALQLMDVNYGLVTSLGNSEMPVVEKLRSQGTPITAFTSAHSVYFENSYSANQDQRTQRVLQKADAFSIDQLQDVEAEIFHLGPLLADDMSLDVIKYLAGKGRLSLDAQGYLREVRNLAVHAVDWPQKQEALQYISILKVNEHELEALTGETDIKAGALILANWGVKEVVITLGSMGSVIYTDGVFYNVPAYIPDSVTDATGCGDTYMAGYLFKRVKGADIQEAGEFAAAMASIKIANSGAFTGTEADVMNFLAVKQD; translated from the coding sequence ATGTTAAACATTTGCTGCATAGGTCATATTACGTTAGATAAAGTTATTACTCCGCACAACACGGTACACATGGCTGGCGGTACATCGTACTATTTCTCAAAAGCGTTGCAGTTAATGGATGTAAATTACGGTTTGGTAACCTCGCTGGGCAATAGCGAAATGCCTGTGGTTGAAAAGCTACGGTCGCAGGGCACTCCAATTACAGCCTTTACCAGTGCACATTCGGTTTACTTCGAAAACAGTTACAGCGCTAACCAAGACCAACGTACACAACGTGTATTGCAAAAAGCCGATGCTTTTAGCATTGACCAATTGCAGGATGTAGAAGCCGAAATCTTCCATTTAGGTCCGCTACTGGCCGATGATATGTCGTTAGATGTGATCAAATACCTGGCTGGCAAAGGCCGCTTATCATTAGATGCACAAGGCTACTTACGCGAGGTGCGTAATTTAGCAGTACACGCAGTAGACTGGCCGCAAAAACAGGAAGCCCTGCAATACATCAGCATACTCAAAGTTAACGAGCACGAACTGGAAGCACTAACCGGTGAAACCGACATTAAAGCCGGCGCACTTATTTTGGCCAACTGGGGCGTAAAAGAAGTGGTAATTACGCTGGGCAGCATGGGTTCGGTAATATACACCGATGGCGTATTTTACAACGTACCCGCTTACATACCCGATAGCGTAACCGATGCCACCGGCTGCGGCGATACTTACATGGCAGGCTATTTATTTAAGCGCGTTAAAGGTGCTGACATACAAGAGGCCGGCGAATTTGCAGCAGCCATGGCCAGTATTAAAATTGCCAATTCAGGTGCATTTACAGGCACCGAGGCCGATGTAATGAACTTTTTGGCTGTAAAACAAGATTAA
- a CDS encoding zinc finger domain-containing protein, translated as MSDISVNDSLKCAGCGAVLHYVPGTHQLKCEYCGEANEITPATTKRNEIESVEYAAFLKTVNGLPANPDIKVVKCNSCGSETNFNGNEAAGKCAFCASPLIIQLGKSESTLKPHYILPFILNEADAGQKFKDWLEGLWFAPGDIVREAKANTSLKGIYMPYWTYDCNTTTHYTGERGEYHYTTETYTETVNGREETRTRQVRHTRWYDTRGKVFCDFENVTIPASQSLPAETLTELNPWNFKALKAYDERYLSGLSAETYQIKPDAGLEMAKQIMVDTIEDAIRDDIGGDEQRISSHHSQYNNVAIKYVMLPVWVSAYIYGKKVYQFTVNACTGEVVGKRPYSAIKIALAIILGLILIALIIVALAAKQIR; from the coding sequence ATGAGTGATATATCGGTAAACGATTCGTTGAAGTGTGCAGGCTGTGGCGCGGTATTACATTATGTGCCCGGTACCCACCAATTAAAGTGCGAGTATTGCGGCGAAGCCAATGAAATAACCCCGGCTACAACCAAACGTAACGAGATAGAATCGGTAGAGTACGCCGCCTTTTTGAAAACGGTTAACGGCCTGCCCGCAAACCCCGATATTAAAGTAGTTAAGTGCAACAGTTGCGGGTCTGAAACTAATTTTAACGGTAATGAGGCCGCCGGTAAGTGTGCTTTTTGTGCATCGCCATTGATAATACAGTTGGGTAAAAGCGAGAGTACGTTAAAACCACACTATATTCTACCGTTTATTTTGAATGAAGCCGATGCCGGGCAAAAGTTTAAAGACTGGCTGGAAGGCTTGTGGTTTGCACCCGGTGATATTGTGCGCGAGGCTAAGGCTAATACCTCGCTAAAAGGTATTTACATGCCTTACTGGACCTATGATTGTAATACCACCACCCACTACACCGGCGAGCGCGGCGAATACCACTATACCACCGAAACATACACCGAAACCGTAAACGGCAGGGAAGAGACCCGCACCCGGCAGGTAAGGCATACCCGCTGGTACGATACCCGCGGAAAGGTTTTTTGCGATTTTGAAAATGTCACCATACCGGCCAGCCAATCGTTACCTGCCGAAACTCTTACCGAGCTTAATCCCTGGAATTTTAAAGCGCTTAAAGCTTATGACGAAAGATACTTGAGCGGCCTAAGTGCCGAAACCTACCAGATAAAACCCGATGCTGGTTTGGAAATGGCCAAACAGATTATGGTTGATACTATTGAAGATGCCATACGTGATGATATTGGCGGCGATGAGCAACGTATATCAAGCCATCATAGTCAGTATAACAACGTGGCCATAAAATATGTGATGCTTCCTGTTTGGGTGAGCGCCTATATATACGGCAAAAAGGTTTACCAATTTACGGTTAATGCCTGCACCGGCGAGGTGGTTGGCAAAAGGCCATACAGCGCAATCAAAATTGCGCTGGCTATTATACTGGGTTTAATACTTATTGCCCTCATTATTGTAGCACTTGCTGCAAAACAAATACGTTAA
- a CDS encoding AsmA family protein, translating to MPKWLKIILKIVAGVVLLFMLLSVGLFIYINTNKTKVLSLITSTLNKNLDGNLSIGDMETTFFKGFPGISVSLKNVIIKDKRWAEHKHTLLSAKDFDVSINTAALLRGTIRISNIEISNAAIELYKDSTGYSNTSVFKKKKDQPKKTTEDDGGGSSAEFGRFTLNNVSFAVNNQANNKLFAFDINKLAGKMAYPDSGWRAALDLKVMARSMAFNTDKGSFIKDKEISGQMLAGYNEESNKIYVSSKGLKIGYDVFQVNALFDTGRKETEFAIHLNVNKIMWRSASLLLADNIRKTLDKFNMSKPIDLKASISGSLGGGDPFLYVEGKIKDNTLTIPGSKIDSCTFDAVFTNHVDKTKGYDDANSAIHLYKFSGRYNHLPFIIDTGSIVNFEKPVATGNFRSSFALANMNYLLADIAKFSKGSADMNLRYKADVVNYTINKPFIAGVINFKNADAVYLPRNLAFKNTSLSLNFIKGNLILNNIRVQSGHSVVMMNGRVNNFLNFYYDEPEKILLTWNIKSPELRLAEFMGFLGNRKNVQTKTVRRGGSNSGNIIDQLGNVLDKGNAEMHMDVAKVYYKKFLATDVRANLLTTSDGIIIKDVGLKHANGTLRLNGKLLQGANLNRFNLNTTVSNVDIRQFFYSFDNFGLSAITYENLKGYLSAKANITGGVTDNGTLVPRSIHGTTLVSLRNSALLNFDPLIKVGKFAFPFRDLKNIEIPKLDAKFDLEGDKIIINPMQFSSSVLNADISGVYGLNHGTNIAFDVPLRNPKKDEDITDKDELQKRRYRGIVLHLAAKEDETGKVKIGFNKDRKKKD from the coding sequence ATGCCTAAGTGGTTAAAAATCATATTAAAAATAGTTGCCGGTGTAGTATTGCTGTTTATGCTACTCTCAGTAGGGTTATTTATTTACATCAATACCAATAAAACCAAAGTACTCTCCTTAATTACCTCTACGCTTAATAAAAACCTGGATGGTAATCTGAGTATAGGGGATATGGAAACTACTTTTTTTAAAGGATTTCCGGGTATATCGGTATCGCTAAAAAATGTGATCATAAAAGATAAGCGCTGGGCCGAGCACAAGCATACCCTGCTGAGTGCTAAAGATTTTGATGTGTCGATAAATACCGCTGCTTTGTTACGCGGTACTATCCGCATCAGCAATATCGAAATAAGCAATGCGGCTATCGAACTGTATAAGGATAGTACCGGCTACAGTAATACTTCAGTCTTTAAAAAGAAAAAAGATCAGCCTAAAAAAACTACCGAAGATGATGGCGGAGGCAGTTCGGCAGAGTTTGGCAGGTTTACGCTGAACAATGTAAGTTTTGCGGTGAATAACCAAGCAAATAATAAGCTTTTTGCATTTGATATTAATAAACTGGCCGGTAAAATGGCTTACCCCGATAGCGGTTGGCGGGCAGCGCTTGACTTAAAAGTTATGGCGCGCAGCATGGCCTTTAATACCGATAAAGGCAGCTTTATTAAAGACAAAGAAATATCGGGACAAATGCTGGCCGGGTATAATGAGGAGAGCAATAAAATTTACGTTTCTTCAAAAGGATTGAAGATCGGGTACGATGTTTTCCAGGTAAACGCATTGTTCGATACCGGTAGAAAGGAAACTGAATTTGCCATTCACCTTAATGTGAATAAAATTATGTGGCGCAGCGCATCCCTGTTACTGGCCGACAACATCAGGAAAACGCTCGACAAGTTCAATATGTCAAAACCCATCGATCTTAAAGCCAGCATTTCAGGCAGCTTAGGTGGCGGCGACCCTTTTCTTTATGTGGAGGGCAAGATCAAGGATAACACGTTGACCATCCCCGGTAGTAAAATTGACAGCTGTACGTTTGATGCTGTTTTTACCAACCATGTAGACAAAACTAAAGGCTACGATGATGCAAACTCAGCTATACATTTATATAAGTTTTCGGGCCGGTACAATCATTTGCCTTTTATAATTGATACCGGTAGCATTGTTAACTTCGAAAAGCCTGTTGCCACCGGTAACTTCCGGTCGAGTTTTGCGCTGGCCAATATGAATTACCTGCTGGCCGATATAGCCAAATTTAGCAAGGGCAGTGCCGATATGAACCTGCGTTACAAGGCCGATGTGGTAAACTATACCATTAATAAGCCCTTTATTGCCGGGGTAATTAACTTTAAAAACGCCGACGCAGTTTACCTGCCGCGTAACCTTGCTTTTAAAAACACTTCGCTATCGCTCAACTTTATTAAGGGCAATTTAATACTTAACAACATTAGGGTACAAAGCGGCCACAGCGTGGTAATGATGAACGGGCGTGTAAATAATTTTTTAAACTTTTATTACGATGAGCCCGAGAAGATCTTACTCACCTGGAACATCAAAAGTCCGGAGTTAAGATTGGCAGAGTTTATGGGCTTTTTGGGCAACCGCAAGAACGTACAAACCAAAACAGTGCGCAGGGGAGGTAGTAACAGCGGCAACATTATCGATCAGTTGGGTAACGTGTTGGATAAGGGTAATGCCGAAATGCACATGGATGTAGCCAAGGTATACTATAAAAAGTTTTTAGCTACCGATGTAAGGGCAAATTTGTTGACAACTTCCGATGGTATCATTATTAAAGATGTTGGTTTAAAGCATGCAAATGGTACGTTGCGCTTAAATGGTAAGTTGTTACAAGGAGCCAATCTAAACAGATTTAACCTCAATACTACCGTTAGCAATGTAGATATACGCCAGTTTTTTTACTCGTTTGATAATTTTGGGTTGAGTGCCATTACTTACGAAAACCTGAAAGGATACTTATCTGCCAAAGCCAATATTACCGGCGGCGTAACTGATAATGGAACGTTAGTGCCCCGTTCAATTCATGGTACAACCTTAGTTAGTTTACGTAACAGCGCCCTGCTAAACTTCGATCCGTTGATTAAAGTTGGTAAGTTTGCCTTCCCGTTCCGCGATCTAAAGAATATCGAAATACCTAAGCTGGATGCCAAATTTGATTTAGAGGGCGATAAGATCATCATCAACCCCATGCAGTTTAGCTCGAGTGTGTTGAATGCTGATATTTCGGGGGTGTATGGCCTTAACCACGGTACTAATATAGCCTTTGATGTGCCTTTGCGTAACCCTAAAAAGGATGAGGACATTACCGATAAGGATGAGTTACAAAAGCGCCGCTACCGGGGCATTGTATTGCACCTGGCCGCTAAAGAAGATGAAACTGGTAAAGTTAAAATTGGCTTTAATAAGGATCGGAAGAAGAAAGATTAA
- a CDS encoding DUF1801 domain-containing protein encodes MPKSKDVHDPEAVSAYIEKLPQARAMLVEAIRQAILGTDTVIGEQIKWNAPAYFYNAEMKAFDAKEYKRDIVVFNLRQKDHVLLIFPTGNIIASDAGLLQGDYADGRRMVKIFDIIDLHAKQQALLRAIKSWINLVEKP; translated from the coding sequence ATGCCTAAATCAAAAGACGTCCATGATCCTGAAGCTGTAAGTGCATATATTGAAAAACTGCCCCAGGCACGAGCCATGTTGGTTGAAGCCATAAGGCAGGCCATTTTAGGTACTGATACCGTTATTGGCGAACAAATTAAATGGAACGCACCTGCATACTTTTACAACGCGGAAATGAAAGCGTTTGATGCTAAAGAGTACAAGCGCGATATTGTAGTGTTTAACCTCAGGCAAAAAGACCATGTGCTGCTCATCTTCCCCACAGGGAACATTATTGCAAGTGATGCGGGGTTGTTACAAGGCGATTATGCCGATGGCCGCCGCATGGTGAAGATATTTGATATAATCGACTTACACGCCAAGCAGCAAGCTTTGCTACGGGCAATTAAAAGCTGGATTAATTTGGTGGAGAAGCCGTAA